The proteins below come from a single Aegilops tauschii subsp. strangulata cultivar AL8/78 chromosome 6, Aet v6.0, whole genome shotgun sequence genomic window:
- the LOC120967335 gene encoding uncharacterized protein, which yields MDVVRQNAHRKTRSKTAVSLQNHMQKKIEEPGASKCPTHSQSWKIKASNIEASHCQTIPDPCRFPCIPTCYKYRPSPPSSPESRSSTSNQTTPQLPSSLQQISSFRPRISAEMGDAKSSWPEVLGAPSEVAKRKILSDRPDVRVFVAPVGSVVTTDFDDKRVRVFVSTRGDVAQVPNIG from the coding sequence ATGGATGTAGTACGTCAGAACGCGCACAGAAAGACCCGGTCCAAGACGGCTGTGTCCCTCCAAAACCACATGCAGAAGAAGATAGAGGAACCCGGAGCAAGCAAGTGTCCCACGCACAGTCAAAGTTGGAAAATTAAAGCCTCGAATATTGAAGCTTCGCACTGTCAAACGATCCCCGATCCGTGCAGGTTCCCATGCATCCCTACGTGCTATAAATACAGACCGTCTCCCCCTTCCAGTCCAGAATCCAGAAGCAGCACCAGCAATCAAACCACACCACAGCTTCCTTCTTCTTTGCAGCAGATTTCCAGTTTCAGGCCTCGGATCTCCGCAGAGATGGGTGACGCCAAGTCGTCGTGGCCGGAGGTGCTTGGGGCGCCGTCCGAGGTGGCCAAGCGGAAGATCCTCAGCGACCGCCCGGACGTGCGCGTGTTCGTGGCTCCCGTCGGCTCCGTCGTCACCACCGACTTCGACGACAAGCGCGTCCGCGTCTTCGTCAGCACCCGCGGCGACGTCGCCCAGGTCCCCAACATCGGCTAG
- the LOC141025784 gene encoding uncharacterized protein: MVIPPPPPPPPPFRPPGTNGAPPTPLRAMPPLVTPAAFAQGTLLARHDSEASSSVSPSPLAGVFINQHVPVVLSLNPPNFSQWRTLFEVQFQKSGVVDHITGPPRPSDATWLQDDAHVVSWLYNRISPEAFGLVHQRGSTAAIVWESICALFLGNREHQLVLLATEFRRIKQGSSSILSYFARLKECADRLADLGERVTDRDQVLNMIRGLHPRYRYAVPILTMQSPFPTLLRCRAFLLLEESRNAEETQPDIALHAGRAPASAPTGGGGSGDHNNRSNGGGRGGGRHRGRGRGSGSGGGHPSNHGGGGAPLALLLQARHLGRDRSTKAVILRSDSSDDLYPLHPTPSPRHHQAFTATSRDVWHRRLGHLGDDALDTTLRRASIISDAAHTTCTDHKGYRCLNRVTGRVVISRHVVFDESTFPFRQQNTIEHNTSTHSDLCDLLPPVDIPRRARSSRPRQPAPNHSPTLAAVPAAGAPPIPEQPALAASTPASSPPSLSSTTSAPTAVATEPTLSPDTAPSSRSPAAARCPAPPPLPTHHMITRAQAGRFFPNPKYHQSLLAATDDSVSPVPKTVRAALRDPNWLAAMQVEYAALMQNRTWSLVPRPRGANIVTGKWLFRHKFKADGSLERYKARWVVRGFSQRPGVDFDETFSPVVKAATIRVVLSVAAAHNWPVHQMDVNNAFLHGHLTERVYCQQPVGFVDASHPDHVCLLDKSLYGLKQAPRAWFARFAAFVRTIGFCDCRSDPSLFVLHSGDGAAYLLLDARGFFLSQRGYAEELLERANMVECKPVSTPVDTHSKLSATDGSPVTDASEYRSLVGALQYLTMTRPDIAYAVQQCCLVMHDPRAAHLALVKRVLRYLRGTTDHGLHLHRSPSLDLVAYSDADWASCPDTRRSTSGYAVFLGDSLVSWSSKRQATVSRSSAEAEYRAVANAVAECCWLRQLLGELRIPLPKATVVFCDNISSVYMAANPVHHRRTKHIELDIHFVREKVALGEFRVLHVPIKQQFADVLTKGLPTPAFQDFRSSLCIRPPDAAAAAGC; this comes from the exons ATGGTCATCCCGCCTCCTCCGCCACCTCCTCCGCCGTTCCGTCCACCGGGAACCAACGGCGCTCCCCCCACACCTCTCCGCGCCATGCCGCCGCTCGTCACCCCTGCGGCATTCGCGCAGGGCACCCTCCTTGCTCGCCATGACTCCGAGGCGAGCTCTTCCGTCTCCCCATCACCTCTGGCCGGCGTGTTCATCAACCAACACGTCCCTGTCGTGCTCTCCCTCAATCCGCCGAACTTCTCCCAGTGGCGCACTCTCTTCGAAGTGCAGTTTCAGAAGTCCGGCGTCGTCGACCACATCACCGGGCCGCCGCGTCCCTCGGACGCTACCTGGCTCCAGGATGACGCTCACGTCGTCTCGTGGCTCTACAACCGCATTAGCCCCGAGGCCTTCGGCCTGGTCCATCAGCGCGGCTCCACGGCGGCCATCGTGTGGGAGTCGATCTGCGCGCTGTTCCTCGGGAACCGCGAACACCAGCTCGTCCTCCTCGCCACGGAGTTTCGCCGGATCAAGCAGGGTTCCTCCTCCATCCTCTCCTACTTCGCCCGGCTCAAGGAGTGTGCTGATCGTCTCGCCGACCTCGGCGAGCGCGTCACCGACCGCGACCAGGTTCTGAACATGATCCGCGGCCTCCACCCTCGCTACCGGTATGCGGTTCCCATTCTCACCATGCAGTCTCCCTTCCCGACGCTGCTCCGGTGCCGCGCCTTCCTTCTTCTCGAAGAGAGCCGCAACGCCGAGGAGACGCAGCCCGACATCGCCCTCCATGCCGGGCGCGCGCCCGCGTCTGCACCCACGGGCGGAGGCGGCTCCGGCGATCACAACAACCGCTCCAACGGGGGCGGGCGCGGTGGTGGCCGACACAGAGGACGGGGAAGGGGGTCCGGCTCTGGTGGTGGCCATCCGTCCAACCACGgcgggggcggtgcccccctcgCTCTGCTGCTCCAAGCTCGACACCTTGGACGG GACCGAAGCACGAAGGCGGTGATCCTCCGCTCTGACTCGTCGGACGACTTGTACCCACTGCACCCAACCCCGTCGCCCCGTCATCACCAAGCCTTCACCGCCACCTCGCGCGACGTCTGGCATCGCCGCCTCGGCCACCTTGGTGACGACGCCCTGGACACCACTCTCCGGCGTGCGTCCATCATCTCGGACGCTGCTCATACCACCTGCACT GATCACAAGGGCTACCGGTGCCTGAATCGTGTCACCGGTCGCGTGGTCATCTCGCGCCATGTTGTGTTCGACGAGTCCACCTTCCCGTTTCGCCAGCAAAACACGATCGAGCACAACACCTCAACCCACTCTGACCTGTGCGATCTCCTGCCCCCCGTCGATATCCCTCGCCGGGCGCGCAGTAGCCGACCCCGTCAGCCCGCGCCAAACCACAGCCCAACACTTGCCGCGGTCCCTGCTGCAGGTGCCCCTCCCATACCTGAACAACCCGCCCTGGCAGCATCAACGCCTGCTAGCAGCCCACCCTCTCTGTCCTCTACCACATCCGCGCCCACCGCCGTCGCCACCGAGCCTACGCTCTCGCCTGACACCGCGCCCTCCTCCCGGTCACCGGCGGCCGCTCGGTGCCCAGCACCCCCACCACTTCCCACCCACCACATGATCACACGCGCCCAAGCAGGGCGCTTCTTCCCCAACCCTAAATACCACCAGTCTCTCCTCGCGGCCACGGACGACTCCGTCTCCCCCGTCCCCAAAACTGTGCGTGCTGCCTTACGTGACCCGAATTGGCTAGCTGCAATGCAGGTTGAGTACGCGGCGCTGATGCAGAACCGGACATGGAGCCTCGTTCCCCGACCGCGTGGCGCCAACATTGTCACTGGGAAGTGGCTCTTCCGTCACAAGTTCAAAGCTGATGGGAGCCTGGAACGCTACAAGGCGAGATGGGTGGTTCGTGGATTCTCCCAACGCCCCGGTGTGGACTTCGACGAGACCTTCTCGCCGGTGGTCAAGGCGGCCACCATTCGCGTCGTCCTCTCCGTCGCTGCCGCGCACAACTGGCCGGTGCACCAGATGGACGTGAACAACGCATTCCTGCATGGTCACCTCACCGAGCGCGTCTACTGTCAGCAACCCGTCGGGTTCGTCGACGCCAGCCATCCCGACCACGTCTGCCTCCTCGACAAGTCGCTCTACGGCCTCAAGCAGGCGCCGCGGGCCTGGTTCGCGCGATTCGCCGCCTTCGTCCGCACCATCGGCTTCTGCGACTGCCGCTCCGACCCGTCGCTATTCGTCCTCCACAGTGGCGATGGCGCGGCGTACCTGCTACT GGACGCCCGAGGCTTCTTCCTTTCACAGCGCGGCTACGCTGAGGAACTTCTGGAGCGCGCCAACATGGTCGAGTGCAAGCCTGTCTCGACCCCCGTCGACACGCACTCCAAACTCTCGGCCACGGACGGCTCGCCGGTGACCGATGCGTCGGAGTATCGCAGCCTTGTGGGTGCCCTGCAATATCTCACAATGACGCGGCCGGACATCGCCTACGCTGTTCAGCAGTGCTGCCTCGTCATGCATGACCCACGCGCCGCCCACCTTGCTCTGGTGAAACGCGTGCTCCGTTACCTCCGCGGCACCACCGACCACGGGTTGCACCTACATCGCTCACCGTCGCTCGACCTGGTCGCGTACTCGGATGCCGACTGGGCCAGCTGCCCCGATACGCGGCGCTCTACCTCCGGCTACGCCGTGTTCCTCGGTGACTCTCTGGTCTCCTGGTCGAGCAAACGCCAAGCCACGGTCTCACGCTCCAGTGCGGAAGCCGAGTACCGCGCCGTCGCCAACGCGGTCGCGGAGTGCTGCTGGCTCCGGCAACTCCTCGGCGAGCTCCGCATCCCGCTACCCAAGGCCACGGTGGTTTTCTGCGACAACatctcctccgtgtacatggcgGCCAACCCCGTTCATCACCGGCGCACGAAACACATCGAACTCGACATCCACTTTGTCCGTGAGAAGGTGGCGCTGGGCGAGTTCCGTGTTCTCCATGTCCCAATCAAGCAGCAGTTCGCCGACGTCCTGACGAAAGGGCTCCCCACGCCGGCGTTCCAAGACTTCAGGTCCAGCTTGTGCATCCGACCACCGGATGCTGCAGCTGCGGCGGGGTGTTGA
- the LOC109763406 gene encoding ubiquitin-conjugating enzyme E2 28, producing the protein MALRRIVKELKDLQRDPPTSCSAGPVSSNDMFHWQATIMGPSDSPYSGGVFLVTIHFPPDYPFKPPKVAFKTKVFHPNINSNGNICLDILKDQWSPALTISKVLLSICSLLTDPNPDDPLVPEIAHMCKADRTRYESTARGWTHKYAMG; encoded by the exons ATGGCGCTGAGGAGGATCGTCAAGGAGCTCAAGGACCTGCAGAGGGACCCGCCGACCTCCTGTAGCGCAG GTCCGGTGTCGTCGAACGACATGTTCCACTGGCAGGCGACGATCATGGGGCCGAGCGACAGCCCCTACTCGGGCGGCGTGTTCCTGGTGACCATCCACTTCCCGCCGGACTACCCGTTCAAGCCCCCCAAGGTGGCCTTCAAGACCAAGGTGTTCCACCCCAACATCAACAGCAACGGCAACATCTGCCTCGACATCCTCAAGGACCAGTGGAGCCCCGCCCTCACCATTTCCAAG GTTCTGCTGTCGATATGCTCGCTGCTGACGGACCCCAACCCGGACGACCCGCTGGTGCCGGAGATCGCGCACATGTGCAAGGCCGACCGGACCAGGTACGAGTCCACGGCCAGGGGCTGGACGCACAAGTACGCCATGGGATAG